One region of Eupeodes corollae chromosome 1, idEupCoro1.1, whole genome shotgun sequence genomic DNA includes:
- the LOC129953586 gene encoding transmembrane protease serine 7 isoform X2, which yields MIYSYFLPLTIFACIHSAIGVQSFQHLSMAEKRKFSNQDKYQTPDCGSRPARRQPRSSFKGNQFFYNDRIPKIIAGSPTKEGQFPWQVSLELLHPSMGFLGHWCGGVLIHQYWILSAAHCVHNDLFNLPLPPLWTVVLGEYNRVVESGYEQRIPVEKIVLHKSYHNFLHDLVLMKLSVPADLTKKSNIRRICLPFIFDENIQSSLEMPSSSLEDHQLEVDTWNSLDKMDNFLRSVQTRRPNITLPSMKELLTTKIMSRLRISNQHQRTGRMLTPPSRRRNDKFMRDHFDDYTDYESGATMSNDNDESEPKHPPPPHPNEYRDLPFIDCVATGWGKSNITGDLTDILLKTNVPLHHNGRCKDAYGSFVKIHRGHLCAGKLNGKGGTCVGDSGGPLQCRVTKNGPWILAGITSFGSGCALEGFPDVYTRTSYYMKWISDTIQSE from the exons ATGATTTACTCGTACTTTCTGCCTCTGACTATATTTGCATGTATACATTCAGCAATTGGCGTACAATCTTTCCAACATTTATCAATGGCAGAGAAACGAAAGTTTTCCAATCAGGATAAATATCAGACTCCTG ATTGCGGTTCCCGGCCAGCTCGTCGACAGCCCCGTTCCAGCTTCAAAGGCAATCAATTCTTCTACAATGACCGCATCCCAAAAATCATTGCTGGTTCACCCACAAAAGAGGGTCAGTTTCCGTGGCAGGTCTCTCTGGAATTGCTGCACCCATCGATGGGATTCCTCGGCCATTGGTGTGGGGGTGTGCTAATTCATCAATATTGGATTCTATCGGCTGCACATTGTGTACACAA CGATCTTTTCAATTTGCCATTGCCACCATTGTGGACAGTAGTCCTCGGCGAGTATAACCGCGTTGTTGAATCCGGCTACGAGCAACGAATTCCAGTCGAAAAAATTGTCCTCCACAAGAGCTATCACAACTTCCTGCACGACCTTGTGCTCATGAAACTCTCCGTACCTGCTGACTTGACCAAAAAGTCCAATATACGTCGCATTTGCCTGCCATTCATATTCGATGAGAACATCCAGTCCAGTCTAGAGATGCCATCGTCATCATTGGAGGACCATCAGCTCGAAGTTGACACCTGGAACTCGCTGGACAAAATGGATAACTTCCTGCGGAGTGTACAAACACGTCGGCCCAACATAACTCTGCCCAGCATGAAGGAGCTGctgacaacaaaaattatgagTCGCCTAAGGATTAGCAATCAACATCAACGCACTGGCAGGATGCTCACTCCTCCGTCGAGGAGGCGTAATGACAAATTCATGAGGGACCACTTCGACGATTACACCGATTATGAGTCAGGGGCGACAATGTCCAATGACAATGACGAATCGGAACCCAAGCATCCGCCTCCACCCCATCCGAATGAATACAGGGACCTGCCATTCATCGATTGCGTTGCCACAGGATGGGGCAAATCGAACATTACCGGCGACTTAACGGATATACTCCTGAAGACAAATGTGCCGCTACATCATAACGGCAG ATGTAAGGATGCCTATGGCAGCTTTGTAAAAATCCACAGAGGACACTTGTGCGCTGGCAAGCTAAACGGCAAGGGTGGGACGTGTGTG GGCGACTCTGGAGGACCACTCCAGTGTAGAGTCACAAAAAATGGCCCTTGGATTTTAGCTGGCATAACGTCCTTTGGATCGGGCTGTGCTCTCGAAGGCTTCCCCGACGTCTACACTAGAACTTCCTACTATATGAAATGGATAAGTGATACAATACAATCAGAATAA
- the LOC129953586 gene encoding uncharacterized protein LOC129953586 isoform X1 has translation MIYSYFLPLTIFACIHSAIGVQSFQHLSMAEKRKFSNQDKYQTPEIIVSDCGSRPARRQPRSSFKGNQFFYNDRIPKIIAGSPTKEGQFPWQVSLELLHPSMGFLGHWCGGVLIHQYWILSAAHCVHNDLFNLPLPPLWTVVLGEYNRVVESGYEQRIPVEKIVLHKSYHNFLHDLVLMKLSVPADLTKKSNIRRICLPFIFDENIQSSLEMPSSSLEDHQLEVDTWNSLDKMDNFLRSVQTRRPNITLPSMKELLTTKIMSRLRISNQHQRTGRMLTPPSRRRNDKFMRDHFDDYTDYESGATMSNDNDESEPKHPPPPHPNEYRDLPFIDCVATGWGKSNITGDLTDILLKTNVPLHHNGRCKDAYGSFVKIHRGHLCAGKLNGKGGTCVGDSGGPLQCRVTKNGPWILAGITSFGSGCALEGFPDVYTRTSYYMKWISDTIQSE, from the exons ATGATTTACTCGTACTTTCTGCCTCTGACTATATTTGCATGTATACATTCAGCAATTGGCGTACAATCTTTCCAACATTTATCAATGGCAGAGAAACGAAAGTTTTCCAATCAGGATAAATATCAGACTCCTG AAATCATCGTTTCAGATTGCGGTTCCCGGCCAGCTCGTCGACAGCCCCGTTCCAGCTTCAAAGGCAATCAATTCTTCTACAATGACCGCATCCCAAAAATCATTGCTGGTTCACCCACAAAAGAGGGTCAGTTTCCGTGGCAGGTCTCTCTGGAATTGCTGCACCCATCGATGGGATTCCTCGGCCATTGGTGTGGGGGTGTGCTAATTCATCAATATTGGATTCTATCGGCTGCACATTGTGTACACAA CGATCTTTTCAATTTGCCATTGCCACCATTGTGGACAGTAGTCCTCGGCGAGTATAACCGCGTTGTTGAATCCGGCTACGAGCAACGAATTCCAGTCGAAAAAATTGTCCTCCACAAGAGCTATCACAACTTCCTGCACGACCTTGTGCTCATGAAACTCTCCGTACCTGCTGACTTGACCAAAAAGTCCAATATACGTCGCATTTGCCTGCCATTCATATTCGATGAGAACATCCAGTCCAGTCTAGAGATGCCATCGTCATCATTGGAGGACCATCAGCTCGAAGTTGACACCTGGAACTCGCTGGACAAAATGGATAACTTCCTGCGGAGTGTACAAACACGTCGGCCCAACATAACTCTGCCCAGCATGAAGGAGCTGctgacaacaaaaattatgagTCGCCTAAGGATTAGCAATCAACATCAACGCACTGGCAGGATGCTCACTCCTCCGTCGAGGAGGCGTAATGACAAATTCATGAGGGACCACTTCGACGATTACACCGATTATGAGTCAGGGGCGACAATGTCCAATGACAATGACGAATCGGAACCCAAGCATCCGCCTCCACCCCATCCGAATGAATACAGGGACCTGCCATTCATCGATTGCGTTGCCACAGGATGGGGCAAATCGAACATTACCGGCGACTTAACGGATATACTCCTGAAGACAAATGTGCCGCTACATCATAACGGCAG ATGTAAGGATGCCTATGGCAGCTTTGTAAAAATCCACAGAGGACACTTGTGCGCTGGCAAGCTAAACGGCAAGGGTGGGACGTGTGTG GGCGACTCTGGAGGACCACTCCAGTGTAGAGTCACAAAAAATGGCCCTTGGATTTTAGCTGGCATAACGTCCTTTGGATCGGGCTGTGCTCTCGAAGGCTTCCCCGACGTCTACACTAGAACTTCCTACTATATGAAATGGATAAGTGATACAATACAATCAGAATAA